One stretch of Lucilia cuprina isolate Lc7/37 chromosome 6, ASM2204524v1, whole genome shotgun sequence DNA includes these proteins:
- the LOC124420513 gene encoding PI-actitoxin-Afv2b-like — MKFMILLTILVVILVAGTTAQRRRCPQRARPARCVGPRNVGSRCPAIPPRRMWYYNQANRTCIEMNHLGCGGNANRWCSRASCERRCVRTTG, encoded by the exons atgaaatttatgattttattaacaATCCTAGTAGTGATTTTAGTTGCTGGTACCACGGCCCAACGTCGTAGATGTCCTCAAAGAGCAC gtCCTGCTAGATGTGTGGGTCCTCGTAATGTTGGCTCAAGATGTCCTGCTATACCACCCCGCAGAATGTGGTATTATAATCAAGCAAATCGTACTTGTATTGAAATGAATCATTTGGGTTGTGGTGGCAATGCAAATCGTTGGTGCTCTAGAGCCAGCTGTGAACGCAGATGTGTACGCACAACTGGTTAG